The following are encoded in a window of Bacteroidales bacterium genomic DNA:
- a CDS encoding SusC/RagA family TonB-linked outer membrane protein translates to MNSKLILLAFNIFLIFNTIDATPNCILNIKNSELYTFTFSFPDDTITSNTDTITKDNSFETQYGLLELNCIAGVVDKINAESFIQGSINSPEQLIKGLVAGFLISDYDGSPGSSSLYSLRGGSSFSNNNPPLVIIDGFPIDLSEYSTTQNPLSVIHSNDIESITVLKDGTALNYGAKASNGVIIITTKKAYVNSPFRVSYSGNVSLSANQKTHDVYSANEYRTLINEQYSDNPEAISLLGNSDTDWQNEIFQKSISTNHHINLSGYFNKINTPYSVSYGYQKQNGILKASSLQRNNLALKLQPSFFKDHLRFNLDIKNSFNKGQTADTMAITNAILFDPTQAVYDEGNDFYGYFTWQVSSGDMNHIATRNPLAILELNNDRIKEKHAMYNFAMNYQFHFIPDLNISIRYGHHNILSDRTIILPANSPYNYFYENESKEEYIDSVSSNIIDSYLSYNKEFKAINSKMNILLSNFNQSSSKKNSYSKSELNSITESSSSSITHIQSSFAGRLNFCFNDRYFVNLSIRREALSKYSKEFENYPYIGIAWKIVKENFFKKNIFLNDLKLFINYGISSQQTNSDEIYYLYNSFSNPLYDPLTRFNNFDIKTPVQSDFNFGLNYGFYKNRFKGYLNYYMRNSKDIIVPASFSFATGYSIINISLGEIKNKGVEISLNSILLSKQNFNWSAGLRFAYNKNEINYLLKDTVLTCLISGGIYGGVGNSIQVQMPDYPVNSFFVLGQVYGADKLPVEGLYIDMNEDGVFDYDDFYANKKPSPDYTMSFNSSLKYKKFDLSVIGRVYFGNYVYNNAASYTSSYSSLYSQSGYLSNITKGYNFEEAQYFSDYYIEDASFIKIDNINIGYSLNKNKKLNARLYITVHNAFTFTKYSGIDPEIPSGIDGFRYPVPRIFSIGLDVNF, encoded by the coding sequence ATGAATTCTAAACTAATTCTCTTAGCGTTTAATATCTTTCTTATATTTAATACAATTGATGCTACACCAAATTGTATACTAAATATAAAAAATTCTGAACTTTATACATTTACTTTTTCTTTTCCTGATGATACAATTACATCTAATACAGATACAATAACAAAAGATAACAGTTTTGAGACACAATACGGTCTTTTAGAACTTAACTGTATAGCGGGTGTTGTTGATAAGATTAATGCTGAAAGTTTTATACAAGGAAGTATTAATTCTCCGGAACAATTAATAAAGGGATTGGTTGCCGGATTTCTGATATCCGATTATGACGGCTCACCCGGAAGTTCATCATTATACTCATTAAGAGGAGGTTCTTCTTTTTCTAATAACAATCCGCCTTTAGTAATTATTGATGGTTTTCCTATTGATCTTTCCGAATATTCAACAACACAAAATCCCTTATCCGTCATTCATTCTAATGATATTGAAAGCATTACAGTCTTAAAAGACGGAACTGCATTGAATTATGGAGCTAAGGCATCAAATGGTGTAATAATTATAACAACAAAGAAAGCTTATGTTAATTCTCCTTTCCGAGTAAGTTATTCAGGAAATGTTTCATTAAGTGCAAACCAAAAAACGCATGATGTATATTCTGCAAACGAATACAGAACTTTGATAAATGAACAGTATTCCGATAATCCTGAAGCAATATCTTTATTGGGAAACTCTGATACAGATTGGCAAAATGAAATATTTCAAAAATCAATCAGTACAAATCATCATATCAATTTGTCAGGTTATTTTAACAAAATAAATACACCTTATAGTGTTTCATACGGATATCAGAAACAAAACGGTATTCTTAAAGCATCTTCATTGCAACGAAATAATTTGGCTCTTAAACTGCAACCTTCTTTTTTTAAAGATCATTTAAGATTTAATCTTGATATTAAGAATTCCTTTAACAAAGGTCAAACTGCTGATACCATGGCAATTACAAATGCAATTTTATTTGATCCCACACAAGCGGTTTATGATGAAGGAAATGATTTCTACGGTTACTTCACATGGCAAGTTTCCTCCGGAGATATGAACCATATAGCAACAAGAAATCCGTTAGCGATATTAGAATTGAATAATGACAGAATAAAAGAGAAACATGCAATGTATAATTTTGCAATGAATTACCAATTTCATTTTATTCCTGACCTAAACATCAGCATTCGATACGGACATCATAATATCTTATCTGACAGAACAATAATTCTGCCTGCAAATTCACCGTATAATTATTTTTATGAGAATGAATCAAAAGAAGAATATATTGACAGTGTCTCTTCAAATATTATTGATTCGTATTTGTCATATAATAAGGAGTTTAAAGCAATTAACTCAAAAATGAATATTCTGTTAAGCAATTTTAACCAATCGTCTTCTAAAAAAAATTCATATTCAAAATCAGAATTAAATTCCATTACAGAAAGCTCATCTTCAAGCATAACGCATATTCAATCTTCTTTTGCCGGAAGATTGAATTTTTGTTTTAATGACAGATACTTTGTTAATCTTTCAATAAGGAGAGAAGCATTATCAAAATACTCAAAAGAATTTGAAAATTATCCGTATATCGGAATTGCTTGGAAAATTGTAAAGGAAAATTTTTTTAAAAAGAATATCTTCTTAAACGATTTAAAGTTGTTTATTAACTACGGAATCAGCAGTCAACAAACTAATAGTGATGAAATATATTATCTGTACAATAGTTTTTCAAACCCTCTTTATGATCCTTTGACACGTTTCAATAATTTTGACATTAAAACACCTGTACAATCAGATTTTAATTTTGGATTAAATTATGGTTTTTATAAAAACAGATTTAAGGGTTACTTGAATTATTATATGAGAAACTCAAAGGATATTATTGTTCCCGCTTCTTTTAGTTTTGCTACAGGATATAGTATAATAAATATAAGTTTAGGTGAAATAAAAAATAAAGGTGTTGAAATTTCATTAAACTCAATATTATTATCTAAACAAAACTTTAACTGGAGTGCCGGCTTACGTTTTGCATATAATAAGAATGAAATAAATTATCTTTTAAAAGACACTGTTTTAACATGTTTAATTTCAGGAGGCATATATGGAGGTGTCGGAAATTCGATACAAGTACAGATGCCGGATTATCCTGTTAATTCTTTTTTTGTACTTGGGCAGGTCTATGGTGCTGACAAACTGCCTGTTGAGGGGCTGTATATAGATATGAATGAAGACGGAGTTTTTGACTATGATGATTTTTATGCTAATAAAAAACCATCACCGGATTACACTATGAGTTTCAACTCTTCATTAAAATATAAAAAATTTGATCTTTCCGTTATTGGGAGAGTATATTTTGGAAACTATGTATATAATAACGCAGCTTCATATACATCAAGTTATTCAAGTCTATATAGTCAATCCGGATATTTGAGTAATATAACAAAAGGTTATAATTTCGAAGAAGCTCAATATTTCTCTGATTATTATATTGAAGATGCATCTTTTATAAAAATTGATAATATCAATATAGGTTACAGTTTAAATAAAAACAAGAAACTAAATGCGAGGCTATATATAACTGTTCATAATGCATTTACTTTTACAAAATATTCGGGTATTGATCCCGAAATACCATCAGGAATTGATGGTTTCAGATATCCTGTGCCGAGAATATTCAGCATTGGATTAGATGTAAATTTTTGA